One window of the Pseudochaenichthys georgianus chromosome 21, fPseGeo1.2, whole genome shotgun sequence genome contains the following:
- the LOC117466983 gene encoding probable ribonuclease ZC3H12C → MGVKDHLEDGTGHMHSLELDLDYLHVDGAERQVGLSTVTVAGHLGVSSATEGAQSSSSSSSTSFSTNSSYSSSSSCSNFSDSDDERLQNGSNSETPNPQQEQQDVHLQESSAVFQTVRLDLSPNRTPADPPQPEASSPTDPATEYRAKVEFALKLGYPEALVLLVLRKLGPDALINDILGELVKLGTKTEMEQQGGSTACQSLSSSPLSSLNGSFASSSNSSLDSCRMLCPSQILDDKENLRPVVVDGSNVAMSHGNKEVFSCQGIQLAVDWFLEQGHRDITVFVPAWRKEQSRPDALITDQDVLRRLEKEKILVFTPSRRVQGRRVVCYDDRFIVKLAYESAGIIVSNDNYRDLANEKPEWKKFIDERLLMYSFVNDKFMPPDDPLGRHGPSLENFLRKRPIIPEHRKQPCPYGKKCTYGHKCKFYHPERGSQPQRAVADELRASAKMSVVASRGLLEDALTVKSQSYGVAVGMAEAGPSQSTPKKQPNPSLQSSLTDLVEDRFRIQSKVDGRRGSSSSSSSCSSSVIGYPAPGGPPSLGSFDHWEHPGVTGGGRASGASGPSQAETYHRCESPEPSYSSMVKNYSSLGLAVPQSPERFFPADLRGGSLLSDFGSEGSLSSDSFSPDPVLDDGHKCHHHHHHPHHHHHCSGQFSHAVSRVPPGFGQHPHGYPVPQALRRKHDYVLEDLPASVTSHGSPRPFQSPSAYIPPHFQHPFGSSFQGECSARSPQSAHSHVQNSPLGRNLMGSVWQDGGLQDSQMYKGSPLQSRRNHSVINPPLQHQMNWDPHYQQSPKPCYDPYAFQSLPEVHEKAWHSPWGRQTHSSPHGLSASSLPPLHQLSLPPITTHKGHLPSVPQHQEPPALGRYQDLRERVFVNLCRIFPPDLVRMVMTRNSHMVDAQELAAAILMEKSQHGS, encoded by the exons ATGGGCGTGAAGGACCACCTGGAGGATGGAACAGGCCACATGCACAGCCTGGAGCTGGATCTGGACTACCTCCACGTGGACGGTGCTGAACGGCAGGTCGGCCTGAGCACTGTGACGGTCGCTGGTCATTTAGGGGTCTCGTCGGCCACAGAAGGAGCccagagtagcagcagtagcagcagcacaAGCTTCAGCACTAATTCAagctacagcagcagcagcagttgcAGTAACTTCTCTGACAGTGACGACGAGCGGCTCCAGAATGGGTCCAATTCAGAAACTCCAAACCCTCAGCAAGAGCAGCAGGATGTACACCTCCAAGAGTCCTCTGCAGTCTTTCAGACAGTCAGGCTGGACCTGTCTCCAAACCGAACCCCTGCAGACCCCCCACAGCCAGAAGCATCATCTCCCACCGACCCCGCCACGGAATACCGCGCCAAAGTGGAGTTTGCTCTCAAGCTAGGCTACCCTGAGGCGCTGGTGCTGCTGGTGCTGAGGAAACTGGGCCCCGACGCACTCATCAACGACATCCTGGGTGAGCTGGTCAAACTGGGAACCAAGACCGAGATGGAGCAACAAGGAGGTTCCACTGCCTGCCAGTctctttcctcctctcctctgtcctctttGAACGGCTCCTTCGCCTCCTCTAGCAACTCCTCTCTGGACTCCTGTCGGATGCTGTGTCCGTCCCAGATTCTGGACGACAAGGAGAACCTCAGGCCAGTTGTTGTTGATGGAAGCAACGTAGCCATGAG TCATGGAAATAAGGAGGTCTTCTCCTGCCAAGGCATCCAGCTGGCTGTCGACTGGTTTTTGGAGCAAGGCCACAGAGACATAACTGTTTTCGTCCCTGCCTGGAGAAAAGAGCAGTCCCGTCCCGACGCTCTCATCACAG ACCAAGACGTCTTACGGCGACTCGAGAAAGAGAAGATTCTGGTCTTCACTCCGTCTCGCCGCGTGCAGGGACGCAGAGTGGTCTGCTACGATGACCGCTTCATCGTCAAACTGGCCTACGAGTCCGCCGGCATCATTGTTTCCAATGACAACTACCGCGACTTGGCCAATGAAAAGCCAGAGTGGAAGAAATTCATTGATGAGCGTCTACTGATGTACTCCTTTGTAAATGACAA GTTCATGCCACCAGATGACCCTTTGGGACGACACGGACCCAGTCTGGAGAACTTCCTGAGGAAAAGGCCTATTATTCCTGAGCACAGGAAGCAGCCGTGTCCTTATG GTAAGAAATGCACATATGGCCACAAGTGCAAGTTTTACCACCCTGAAAGAGGCAGCCAGCCCCAGCGTGCCGTGGCTGATGAGCTTCGTGCCAGTGCCAAAATGTCAGTAGTAGCTTCTAGAGGCCTGCTGGAAGATGCCCTGACAGTGAAAAGCCAAAGTTACGGTGTAGCAGTAGGAATGGCGGAGGCTGGGCCAAGTCAGAGCACCCCAAAGAAACAGCCGAACCCCAGCCTTCAGAGCTCCTTAACCGACCTCGTGGAGGACAGGTTTCGTATCCAGTCCAAAGTGGATGGGCGTCGgggaagcagcagcagcagcagcagctgtagCAGCAGCGTTATTGGGTATCCTGCTCCAGGCGGGCCCCCGTCATTAGGAAGCTTTGACCACTGGGAGCATCCTGGGGTTACTGGTGGAGGGAGGGCTTCTGGAGCTTCTGGACCAAGCCAGGCTGAAACCTACCACAGATGTGAGTCTCCAGAGCCTAGCTACAGCTCAATGGTAAAGAACTACTCCAGCCTCGGTCTGGCTGTGCCACAGAGTCCTGAACGCTTCTTCCCTGCTGATCTGAGAGGTGGATCGCTGCTGTCAGACTTTGGCAGTGAaggaagcttaagctcagactCTTTCTCCCCTGACCCCGTGTTAGACGATGGCCACAAGTGccaccatcaccaccaccatcCTCACCACCATCACCACTGCTCTGGCCAGTTTTCCCACGCTGTAAGCCGTGTTCCTCCTGGATTTGGCCAGCATCCTCATGGCTATCCTGTTCCTCAAGCTCTGCGGAGAAAACATGATTATGTCCTTGAAGACCTGCCAGCTTCTGTCACCTCTCATGGATCTCCTCGTCCCTTCCAGTCCCCTTCGGCCTACATCCCACCCCACTTTCAGCATCCATTTGGGAGCAGTTTCCAAGGGGAATGTTCAGCTCGGTCCCCCCAATCGGCTCACTCCCACGTTCAGAACTCCCCTCTTGGCCGCAATTTGATGGGCTCCGTTTGGCAGGACGGTGGGCTCCAGGACTCCCAAATGTACAAGGGGTCGCCACTTCAATCCCGAAGGAACCACTCTGTGATTAACCCACCACTACAGCATCAGATGAACTGGGACCCACATTACCAGCAGTCCCCTAAGCCTTGTTATGATCCGTATGCTTTCCAGAGCCTTCCAGAAGTCCATGAGAAGGCTTGGCACTCTCCTTGGGGCCGGCAAACCCATTCGTCACCGCATGGCCTTTCAGCATCAAGTCTTCCACCCCTTCACCAGTTATCCCTTCCACCCATTACTACCCACAAAGGCCACCTGCCCTCAGTGCCTCAGCACCAGGAGCCTCCTGCCTTAGGTCGATACCAGGACCTCAGGGAGAGGGTGTTTGTTAACTTGTGCCGCATCTTCCCGCCAGATTTAGTGAGGATGGTAATGACCAGGAATTCTCACATGGTGGACGCTCAGGAGCTCGCAGCTGCGATTCTGATGGAGAAATCGCAGCACGGTTCTTGA